In one window of Vicinamibacteria bacterium DNA:
- a CDS encoding type II toxin-antitoxin system HicA family toxin encodes MNRKEFVRELEKAGCQLHRSGGRHDIFLNPTNGRRAPVPRHREIKNTLCELIRQQLGLK; translated from the coding sequence TTGAACCGTAAGGAGTTCGTCAGGGAACTCGAGAAGGCTGGGTGTCAGCTTCATCGGTCTGGCGGGCGACACGACATATTCCTCAACCCAACCAACGGACGCAGAGCGCCAGTCCCGCGGCATCGGGAAATCAAGAACACTCTCTGCGAACTCATACGCCAACAATTGGGGCTCAAATAG
- a CDS encoding type II toxin-antitoxin system HicB family antitoxin, protein MATFTLEYWMDEDWYVGRLKEMPGVFSQGETLADLKENLKDAYHLLQEDQQPPTGTPVQTDEIQV, encoded by the coding sequence ATGGCAACGTTCACGCTCGAATACTGGATGGATGAGGACTGGTATGTGGGCAGGCTCAAGGAGATGCCGGGTGTCTTTAGCCAAGGGGAGACCTTGGCGGACCTCAAGGAGAACCTGAAGGATGCCTACCACTTGTTGCAGGAAGACCAGCAACCGCCAACAGGTACGCCAGTCCAGACGGACGAAATCCAGGTCTAG